GTAAGTAATTGTCGTATAAAGATAAAAGATACGGGGTGCTGCGATGCTAGCTTTGCATTATCAATTCATCAACAATTAAACTTTATACAAATGGAAAAGCAAACATTAGACGTAGTAACAGCATTCGTAAACGCAGTACAGCAGGTAAACCTTGAAAAATTAGGCGCATTACTTCAACCGGAAATCAAATGGGAACAACCAGGCAGCAACCGTTTTTCCGGTATTAAAAATTCCAGCGGCGAAGTTTTTCAAATGGTCGGCGGTATGTTTGAAGTGTCCGGCAACACGATGACGCTGGCGGATATCAAGAACATTGCGGTAAATGGCGATCAGGCATCCGTGGTATTAACATGGAAAGCCACCAGGCCGGGAGCAGTACTACACACAGATAACGTAGACGTATACACGGTAAAAGACGGACAAATTGTTGCAGCTAAAATATTTGCAACTGATCTGCAACAGGAAGATATTTTCTGGGGTAATTAATTGAGCAACGACAGTATAACGGGCAACACCTATCGGGCAAACGGGCCGTCCGATAGGTGTTTTTATTACGTCGCCACCAGCCTGGCCCGCCGTACAGCAATAGCTGGCGCAGGTATACATCTTCCTGACAGATCCTCCTGAAAAGGACCAGGCAACATTCCCTCACTGTTACTGATAACAGCAAATATTTCAGCATCTGACATCAAGGAGAAGTCAACTATAGCTTGGTTGCAGGTATTACAATGCCGGCCCATTGCGGTGGGCACCATGTCGCTCCAATTCTCCTCGCAAGGTGTAGGAACAGATAGATACAGACCTTTCAACGTCAACTTCATAGGCGGATATTACCGTGTATGAATATACGAAATAAATAAACACCCAACACCCGGGAAATTCCCGGGTACCCACCCAGAAATAAACTAAAAATGTATTTATAAAAAGCTGTTTCTCAGTAAACAAAAGCTATGGCATTATTGTTGACTCTAGAGTTCGTATAAGCCATCATTTAAAACTTAAATAACAAAACATGAAAACTCCCAAATTTTTAATAGCTGCCGCCTTCAGTACTGCCTTACTGGTAGCCGGCGAACATTCTTTTGCACAGGGGATCGACAAGACTGTGAAAAAAATCGGTCATAAAACGGCCTCTATTGCGGTAAAAGGAGCCTCTACAGTAACTGATAAGATATACAAAGACAAAGAAGGCCCTAATGGTGAAACGGTTTACATCGATAAAAAAGACCGCAAATTCATCGTCGACGAAAAGGGTAAAAAAGTATATCTGAAAAAAAGCCAGATACACGATAAAAAGAAGAGCTAATTGCTTACCTATAACTGCCAAGCCGGTCCAGGGAAACCTGCCGGCTTTTTTTAGCTGCTAAAAAAACGCTTATGCAACTGATACCTGGTACCTGCTATAAAATAAACGCGAGGGATATCCCGTCGTTGCGCCGGTTTGGAGAATACGAATTCATTGTAGCCGTAGTACATGCCAATGATACCTCCGATAGCGCTGTTTTCGAATACCGCCGGATATTGGGGCCTGTTACCGGTGAACAGGAAATAGCAACCCGCAGGGTGGTAGAAACTCATGCCGATGGCGCTATCCTGGAAGATATCACCGGTCGCCCGCTCAACCTGGTACAATTCGAAAAAGAAAGCGCATTCCGTGAATGGATCCTGTCGGGCATAGCAGTTCCCTGCGATTGCAGTTCCGGCACTTCATTCGTAGCGTAGCGCTTCAATAGGATCCAGCCTGGAAGCTGCCTGCGCCGGATAGTAGCCGAAGAATACACCAGTAAAAGCACACACCACAAAGGACAATACAATCGACGATCTGGAAACCAGCGTAGGCCATCCCAGGGTATATGTAATTACTTCGGCAGAGGTGATGCCCAGTATTACGCCTATCAGTCCGCCGGTTACACTGATAATGATCGCCTCCACCAGAAATTGCAGCAATATATCCACTCCTCTTGCGCCTATCGACATACGGAGGCCAATTTCACGGGTACGTTCGGTCACGGATACGTACATAATGTTCATGATGCCGATACCGCCAATCACCAATGAGATGCCGGCTATGGCCGTCAGCAATATCGTAAGCAGACTGGAGGTAGAACTGAGGGTTTTGATCAGCTCTTCCATTGTTCTTACCTGGAAGTTATTTTCATCGCCGGACCGGAGGCGGTGCGTACCTCTGAGGATCTGTGTAATCTCATCGGTGGCCTGTTCTGAAACGCCTTCGCTGACAGCAGATGCGTAAATGCTTTGGAAATAGATAGTAGCCAGGATGCGCTTCTGCACGGTAGTATAAGGCGTGATAATGATATCGTCCTGATCCTGTCCGAAAGAGCTCTGTCCTTTGGGCACCAGTGTGCCTATTACCTGAAGCGGGATGGAGTTCAGGCGGATCACTTTTCCTACGGGGCTTTCCCCGCTGGGGAAGAGGTTGTTGATCACGGTTTGGCCCAACACACAAACTTTAGCGGCTGTAGCCACGTCTGCATCTGAAAATGCAATACCGTCTTTGATGGTCAGTTTACGTATATCGAAGTACGAGGGGGCCACGCCCTGCAACGAGGTAGGCCAGTTAAGCGCTCCGTAGATAGCCTGTCCTTTAGTGGAAGCTACCGGCGAAACTGCGCTGACGTATTGCGCGTTGTTCTGGATCGCTATCACATCGGCAATGGTCAGCGACTGGTAACTATCACCTCCTATTCTCACTCCGCCAGACACGTTGCTGCTGGGCAGTATCGTGATCATATTAGAGCCCATTGCACTCAGCTGGCCCTGAATACTTTCCTTGGATCCCTGTCCGATAGCCACCATGGCTATTACTGCAGCCACCCCGATGATGATACCCAGCATGGTCAGGAACGCCCGCAACTTATTTCGCTGCAGCGCTCTCAATGCTATCATTATAAGATTTATTGCACTCATAATACCGGGTAATTAATAGTCTTCCGCCGGCGGCAATGCTGCCAGCGCATCTTTCGCGGACTTTACATTTTCATTTTTGCTGTCTTTTACCACTTTTCCATCCCGCAGCATAACGGTTCTATTGCTGAACGCGGCTATATCCGGTTCATGCGTCACAAACACAATGGTTTTACCGGCCTCATTTAGTTCCTGCATAAGGGCCATGATCTCGTACGAAGTACGGGTATCCAGGTTACCGGTAGCTTCGTCTGCCAGGATCATTACCGGCTGGTTCACCAATGCACGGGCAATGGCTACACGTTGTTGTTGTCCGCCGGAAAGCTGGCTGGGCGTATGATCTTCCCGTCCGTTCAGCTTTACAGACAGCAATGCTTCCATTGCTCTGTCGCGGCGCTCTTTTGTAGTGAGCCGTGGATTGTAGAACAACGGCAGCTCCACATTTTCGAGGGCAGAAGTACGGGGCAGCAGGTTATAAGACTGAAACACAAAACCGATCTTATGATTGCGCAGCCTGGCGAGCTCGTTCCGGGAAAGGCTGCCCACATTTACGCCATCCAGCAGATAGTTGCCTGCTGTGGCCTTATCCAGGCATCCGAGGATGTTCAACAGCGTGGTTTTGCCTGAGCCGCTGCTGCCCATAATGGTTACAAACTCACCGGCATGCACATCAAACGAAACGCCCTTGAGGGCACGTACCGTTTCCGTGCCCATAATAAACTCCCGTTTGATCTGTTGCAATTCCAGTATCTTGTTGTTGCTCATCGTCTTCGTCCTCCCATTTTCGGTAAAAACGGACTGCTTGTTCCGCCGGATGCAGCCATTGTTCCGCCGTTGACGCCGGTTACTACTACGTCGTTAACATCCAGCCCCCACAGCACTTCTATATGTGTGTTGTCATTCAATCCGGTTCTGATATGTTTCTGGATCAGTGTATCGCCCTTCAGTATCCAAACATAATTGGAAGAGCCGATGCGCTGCGTGCTTCTGAATTTTCCGCTGGTTGTATCCTTCACTGCGCCGGGGTGTTGTTCTCCCCCTCTGCGCATGGCGCTTTTGATGATATAGTCTTTCAACTGAACGGAATCCGGAATAAATTTGAGTGCGCGCACAGGCAACAGCAAAGCGCTGTCTTTTTCAGCCGTATAAATAGTAACATTGGCCGTCATGCCCGGCTTCAGCTTTTTATCGTCGTTATTCGCATTGATGATCGTGTTGTATGTGACTACATTGGAAGATACCGAAGGCTGCAGCCTGATCTCCTGTACCATTCCTTTAAACACATCTTCCAGGTAGGCGTCAACGGTGAAGGTTACACGAAGAGAGTCTTTTACATTGCCAATGTCTGCCTCATCCACGCTGGATTCTACCTGCATTTTGGTAATATCTTTCGCTATCACAAACAGGGTGGGTGTATTGAAGCTGGCGGCAACTGTTTGTCCTACGCTTACATTCCTGTTCAATACTACGCCATCGATCGGTGAATGGATTTCCGTAAAGGAGAAATTCTTCAATGACGACTTTAGCTGAGCGTCCACACTGGCCACATTGGCCTTTGCCTGACCGAGTGTATTGGTGGCTATATCATAATCTGCTTTGCTGATAGCTCCTGTTTTATATAACAGCTCCTGGCGTTGAAAATTATTCTTCTGATAATCGAAGTTGGTTTGTGCTACCAGCAGATTGGCTTTCAGCTGATCTACCTGTGCCTGAAAAAGATCTTTGTCTAACTCCGCGAGCAGTTGCCCTTTTTTCACCTGGCTGTTAAAATCAACATACAGGTATTTGATGGTACCGGAAACCTGTGTACCAACTGCCACTGTGTCTACAGGTTGTATCCGGCCGGTGGCAGTAACAGTAGTGGCTATATGTCCGTATTCCGGCCGGGCGGTATCAAAGGAAACCGGCGCTGCCTTCTTCCTGACAAAGAGAAACCAGATCACTACTATCAGTAGGATGATCGCTAATGTAATGATGACACCTTTATACTTTCTCATACCTGTATGCATTTATATTTTTACCGGTACTCCCCTGTAAAAATCATATATCCTGATATTCAAAGCAGCATTGTATTTCGCTTGTATATAAGCCTGTAGGGCCTGTACATACAAATTCTTCTGTTGCAGGAATACCACAATATTTGCGGCACCTACTTTCAGCTGTTCGCTTGCGATGCGGTATCCCTCCTGTGCGTATTTCAGCTGTTCAACGGCGGCATCGTACTGCGACTGAGCGTTCTGTACATTGATATAAGCCTGTTCTATCGTCTGATTAAGATTAGTTCTGGTGTTTTGTAATGTCAGCTTCGACTGGTCTATTTCTATTTTTGCTTTCTCCACATTCGTTTTCACTACTCTCCTGGTGAAAATGGGAACAGAAAGTGTGAGGCCGATTTGCTGGTAAAAGTTATTATCCAGCTGTTTGAAATAAGCAGTATTGGCGCCGCTGTTGTAGGAAGAGGCTACAATTCCACCAGCACTCAGCGTTGGCAGATAACCGGTTTTGGCCTTAGCCAGATCCAGCTTCGACATTTCAATGCCCAGCTCGCTGCTTTTTATTTCAGGACGTTGTATCATCGCTGAATCCTGTACTTCCTGCAAATCATGCAGGTGTGTATCTGAGATCAGGGTATCCGGTTCCTGTATCTCAAAATTGTAGCTGCTGGGTAGCTGCAGTAGTTGTTTCAGGACCAGTTTATTCTGCCGGTATTGATTTTCGACGGTGTTAAGTGTGTAATGATCGTTTGCCAGTTGCGATTTCAGCTGCACCAGTCCGATCAGTGCCAGGCTCCCCACATCATATTGCTGCTGGCCTTGTTTTACCTGTGCTTCCGATGTTGTGACTACATCTTTTACATACACGATGTTTTCTTTTGCGAGGAGTATGTTAAGATACGCCTGGGTGATCTGTACGGTGATATCGTTTATCTGCTGTGCTACATTGAGTGCAGCTACCTGGTTTGCGAGGTTTTTCTGACGGATGTCGTAATTGATATATCCTCCCTGATAGATGGGCACATTTGAATTGAGGGAATAATTACCGGAAGCAGTAATGTTATATGACGAGCTGTTGGTTCCTGCCAGTGTTTTACCACCGGTTACATTCTGGGAAGCCGAACCGGTCAGGTTCGGCAGGCGGGCTGCTTTAGAAAGGAGCAAATCCTGTTCGCTGCTTTGTTTGCTTAACCGCAGGCTATTCAGCTGGATATTGTTTTTCAGGGCATAATCAAAGCACTGCTGCAGGGTCCATTTTGCAGGCAGGCTCATTGCAGTGGAGTCCTGTGCCTGTACTCCCGGTATTATGCCCCAACATAGCAAAAGAGAAGCTAAAATTTTCCTCCGCCGTCTGAAAAACATCATCGTTTAAGCATTGATGTTAGTAAAAGCCACCACGGATTGAGGAGATCAGACACATGAGCCATCCGTTTCCTCTGTCACCCATCACCACGTATTTGACACAAATCGGTTGCCAACGTTATACGTGTTAACAGTAAATAACAGAATGGAAGCGAAAAGGTTGGATTGAAGAGTTGAGAGTGAGGAAATTAGGAATGCCGGCGAAGATAGTAGCGAATATGATCTTCGCATTTACTATCTCCGCCGGCATTCTCCATTCCGCGCACTCAATTCCTAATTCCTATCTATATAGCATTCTTAAACGTCGCATTTGACCGTCCGGTTCCTTCAGGCGGACCGAGGTACCAGTTTTCATCGTAGTACACGAAAAATGCCATCCAAATGGTACGGGACCAGCGCATGATGAGGGGCTGCAGGATCAGGAGCAGCAGCGCATTGGCGCCCAGCCACCAGTAAATACTGTTATCATAGATAGAAAAGCCTATAAATAACCACCAGGCGATAAGGCTGGCCACACATACCGCAATGGAAAGTGCATAACTCACATAACCGGTACCATAGTAGAACCCTACTTCCACTTCCACCTGTTGACCACACACAGGGCAGGTTTCAGGCATTTTCATAAAGTTCCTGAGGTCGTAGGGATTTTTTGTCAGGTAAATAGATCCCCTGCGGCAACGGGCACACTTGTTCCCAAACATGCTTTTCAACAGGTTTGGTTTTTCATGATTTTTATCTGCACACATACTTTTGAAGATTTATCAGGTAATATTCTTCCGGAACTCTTCCGGTGTCACTCCTGCGTATTTTTTAAAAAACTTAGTGAAGTATGAATTGTCCGCAAAGTTGAGCTGATACGCGATGGCCGCGATGCTCATATCTGCGTTGATCAGTAAACGTTTTGCTTCCAGCAGCACTCTGTTGCGGATAATCTCTCCGGCCGACTTACCCAGCATATGCCGGCAAAAGGCATTGAGATAGTTAGGAGTCACATATAACAGTGCCGCATATTCTTTCGGGAGGCGAAGCTGCATATAATGTTGTTCCACCAGCTTGCGAAAATTGCGCAACAACACGTAGTTATGCGGCGGCTCCTGTTTTGCCTGTCCCTGGCGGCTTGCTCTTGCCACTTTTATAAACATCTCCAATACCAGCAGGCGTAGCAGATCCAGGTTGTAAGCCTGCTCTTCTGCTGTTTCCTGAAGCATGGTATCAAACAGCCCGGCTATAACAGAAACGGCCGTTTTCGGCAGTTGTACTACTCCTTCTGCACTCACACCGCTGAAAAAAGGAAACCGTTCTACATATCCTGAATCCTGCAGGAAGGCATTAAAGAAGCCCGGTGAAACATTCATCACATAGCCTTCAATTTCGCCGGCAAAAAACCAACTATGCACCTGCCCGGGTATCATGAAATATAGCTGTCCGGGCTTTACAGGAAAACGCTCAAAATCGATCGTATGACTTCCTTCCCCGGAAGTAAAAAACGCCAAATGGTAAAAAGAGTGGCGGTGCGGGAAGTGGATATCTTTATGCGCTGCCAGATAATCTGAAAACCTTGCCACCAGCATATCCTCTGAAGCTGGTTTCCCTATAGACAGGGAGCAGATATCATATGTCGGAATAAGCGCCTTTGTCATGATACAGCAAAGGTACTGCGGAAGAAGATAACCGGGTTGTGGAAAAGAGGGGAATAATGGTACTTTTTACTTATTAGCTGTTTCTTTGCGAATTAAGAATTGATAGAGAAGAATGAAAGCGGAGATAGTAAACGCGAAGACCATTTTCGCTAATCTCCGCTTTCATTCTTCATTCTTCTCTATCAATTCTTAATTCTCATCAGCCATTCATCCATCTCCCACAGCATATGCAAAATGCTTTCCTTTGCAGCGTAGCCGTGGCTTTCCTGAGGCAGGAATACCAGACGTGCGGTGCCGCCGTTTCCCTTGATGGCATTATAGAGGCGTTCGCTCTGGATGGGGAATGTGCCCGAATTGTTATCCGCTTCCCCGTGTATCAGGAGTATAGGGGCTTTCAGCTTATCAACATAAGAGAAAGGCGACATTTTATAGTATACTTCAGGCGCCTGCCAGTAAGTGCGTTGCTCGTTCTGGAAACCAAAGGGGGTTAATGTACGGTTGTAAGCGCCGCTACGGGCGATGCCTGCTTTAAACAGATTCGTATGTGCCAGCAGGTTAGCTGTCATAAATGCCCCGTAAGAATGGCCGCCTACTGCGATGCGGTCTTTATCCCCGATTCCCATTTCGGTGATCTTATTTACCGCTGCTTCAGCGTTCATTACCAACTGTTCAATAAAAGTATCATTGGGTTCTTTATCTCCTTCACCAACAATCGGCATTTCTGTGGCATCCATTACCGCAAAGCCGCGGGTAACCCAGAAAATGGGGGAACCGTAATTGACCCTTGTAAAACGATAGGCTGAACCCCGCACCTGAGCCGCATCACTGGCCGACTTGTATTCACGGGGATAGGCCCACATCAATACAGGCAGGCGGCCATCTTTTGCAGGGTTATAGCCCTCCGGCAGGTATAGCATGGCAGTGAGATCGATCCCGTCTTTACGTTTATATTTCAGTAGTTGCTTTTGCACACCTTTCAGCTGTGGCTGTGGATGAGGGAAATTAGTGAGTACCACGGCAGATTTCTTCCGTGTGTCGTGCAGATAATAATTAGCCGGCGCCGCAACAGATTCACGGGAGATAATGATAACCGGTCCTGCAGGATTTACCACTTCGGCTACCTGTTCATAATAAGGCGCCGTAGAACGCCAGAGGATAGTCTGTTTTCCATTGTTGATATTGAATGAAGACAGGAACGGCCGGTCTCCTTCCGGGGAAGCGCCCGGCGCCGTCATCAGCAAATCCTGTTTAGGAGAAACGTACAAAACGGGCCGCTGATATTGGTTCTTCACCATTACAGGCGTACCGGGATCGTTATAACGGTCGTTTTCAGAACGGTCGATGATGGTTACAGACGCCTGTCCGGGCCGGGAAGGATCGATCCGGCAGACCCTTACTTTCTGTAGTGTATTGTTGGCATCTGATACCAGTGCCAGCTGGTTATTGGCCCAGTTTATGCCGGCAAAGCGGTTTACCGTTTTAACCAGTTCCTGTGGCGCTTCACTAAACGGCGCTGCGAGCATGTTTATCGCATCACGGAAAGGAACTTCTTTTTTAGGATCGCCGCCATCGAGTGCCTGTACCCACCAGATGGTGGCCGGTGCATCATTACGCCAGGCGAATTGCCACGGGTAGTTACCGGTGGCATCAAAGCCTTTAGGTCTTACTTCATCAAGTGGCCTGCTGGCCAGCTTTTTCACCAGTTCGCCCTTCATATTCCGGATCTCCACATCTGCCGGGAAACGGTTAGCCCCTACCAGGTAGGAATAAGGGCGGTGCAATGTTTCCATCAGCAGGTATTGATTATCGGGAGATGGAGACGCGGCGGTATATATAGCTGGCTGTCCGATCGCCAGCTCATTTGCACCGGTGATCAGTATAGGTTCTGATTGGAAATAATAATCGAAGAGCTGTTCATCGTAAGGATTTTTCAGCATATCCTGGTAAGTGGCGGCTGGTGCAGCCTTGCCGCTGGTTTGCTGTACAGTAGGGCCTTCGGGCGCAAGTGGTTTTTCCGGTGCCTTGCCGATGGCAGCCGGTACAGCCATAACCAGCAGGGAGTTATCACTTATCCAGGTGAAAGCTGGCGCCAGAATATCGTTAAGCCTACGGGTACTTACCTGGGTAGCTATACCCGTAGTCACATCTGCTTTCCACAATGTGATAGCGGTATTGTTTGTGACAGTAAAGGCCAGGAACCGTTCGGAGGGCGACCAGCTCACATGGCCAATACGCGCGCCGGCCGGCAATCCGGTAACAGGATATTCCTTGTTGGTTTTGATCGCCTTAATACGAATGGCAGTGGCATAGCCGGCCCGGCTGGGGCCAAAATTAGCAGGATTAATACGCATTCCCGCCAGCCGGTACTCCGGCTGCGATAATTCTTCAATGGTAGGGTAAGTGCTACGTTCCATAGTCAGCATCACATCACCTTTGCTGTTAAAATCCACCAGTGGTGCAGGGGCTGCCATGGCCAGTTCCAGAATACTTTGAGGTGGTGTCTGGTACTTCAGCGCTTCCTGCGCATAAGTACGAAACGTTATCAATAGCGATAACGATACAATCAGTTTTCTCATATAGCAGTTGATGTTGATAAGCAAGCTGGCAAAATAAACTTATTGCGATAACACGCAAAACAGAAAGTGATGAGCGACGTTAAATAGTGTTATCGTAGGTACGGAATAACCGGTCCCATAAACTGGTATAAAAGCCAAAATTATGCTGTTCATCCAGATGGTGATGATGATGGAATGTAGAAGTACCCAGGTATTTGAACATCGGCCAGCGGCGCATTTTTTCGGGCAGGGGCTCCATACCCAGGTGACCTGTCATGCCAAACACTACATTTACAAACAGATAGATGAGTATGCCGTAGAAATTAAGCCGGAAGGCCAGCAGGAGGAGCAGCCACAATGCCCCGAAGCTGAGGGTTTCCAGGGGATGGAGGATAAACAGATCGATCGGCTCCGGATCAGTTGCCTCGTGGTGTAAACGGTGCAGGAGGCGATACAGCATTGTTTTATGGATGATGTAATGGAATATATACATCAGCAGATCCATCGCCAGGAACAGGAACAGGGCATCGCTGATCACCCGCCAGGAAAGATCTGTGGAGATTTTTATATACCCGTTTGCCCACAACTGAAACCCCACCCAGGTGACCACTGTGTTGAGCACATTCGTGCCCCCCGCAATCACCCATTGGCGACGGTTGTACGCAAACATCCTGTCGAGTGGCTGACGTTGCAGGCGATTACCTGCCGCCAGCACGCCTATCATAATAGCCGTGTTTTCCAGTAAAAAAAAGGCCCATAGCTGCCAGGACGGCCAATGTTGTATATGCTCCAGTAATCTGTTCATACCTTTCAGGTGGTAATCTCCGAAAAAAAATCTCAAAAACTGAAAAATTTAAAAATTGGATTATCTTTGCAATCATCAGATGATATGATGAATATAAATACATCGCCGTTAAAACGTCATAGTCTTGCTGAAGGAGTAGCAGACAGGTTGCAGGAGCTCATTGTTTCCGGCAAATATGCTGTGGGCCAGCAGTTGCCTACGGAACCGGAATTGATGCAGCAGTTTGCCGTGGGGCGTTCCAGTGTAAGGGAGGCTGTGAAAATACTGGCCCATCGCGGGCTGGTACGTGTACAGCAGGGGCTTGGTACTTTTGTTTTGTCGCAGTCCGGCACGGGAGAGGCGTTATCGCAACGTTTGCAACGTGCTGAATTCAAGGACCTGAACGAAGTCCGTTTCCTGCTGGAGTCGAGGATTGCTGAAAAAGCCGCCACTCAAAGGAATAACAAAGACATTGAAAAGATGAAAGGCTTCCTGAAAAAGCGCTTCGAATACGCGGCGGCCAATCAGCTGGAGCTCTGTATACAGGCGGATATCAATTTTCACCTTGCCATCGCAGAGGCGGGCAGGAATGAGATCATGCGCGACCTGTACCGGATTGTAGCGGACCATTTGAAGCAATCGTTTGTGGTGCGTTATGTTAATACAGACAGCTTCGTCCATAGTCAGCATCTGCACGACGGCCTTTTGCAAAGCATTATTGATAAAGAGCCGAAGAAAGCATTGTTGTGGGCCACGAAGATTGCCGATTTGGGTAATCAGTAGCGCCATTAAGGGATATGTCGACTTCGATAATAGCAAAAGAGCCACTGCTGCGGATTACAGAGATCACCTGGCTGGGTAATCAGTAGCGTCATTCATAGAACAGCGACTTCGATAGTAGCAAAAGCGCCACTGTTGCGGACACGTAGATCGTCGGGTCTGGTAATCAGTAGTATCATATCATGGATATAGTGACTTCGATGGTAGCAAAAGCGCCGTTGTTGCGGATCACATAGATCCCCGTATTCGACAATCAGTAATGATAAGGCAACATCGATAGTAAATACCCTAAGATCTGCATCATTAACAACCGGCATTTGTCATCTTCCTATAAAACTTTGTTTTTAAACATCAGATGATCTGATCTTAAATAAATTAAAATGGAAACAGCTTTAACAGAACAGCCGAAGACAGCTACCCAACAGATGGCCCAGCAAACGGTATTCTCAATCCTGCTGGCACTCAGCTTCACTCACTTCCTGAATGATACCCTTCAGTCGCTGATCCCGGCGATGTATCCCATATTAAGGGATTCCCAGGGCCTGAACTTCTCACAGGTGGGAATGATCACCTTTACGTTCCAGATGTCTGCTTCCATATTGCAGCCGCTGGTAGGCCTATATACTGATAAGAAACCGCAGCCTTACTCACTGGCTATCGGAATGGGCTTTACCCTGATAGGGCTCGTTTGCCTGTCGATGGCCACTCATTTTTATCTCGTACTAATCGCGGTGTCCCTTGTGGGCATGGGCTCAGCGGTATTTCATCCCGAAGCATCGCGGATGGCTTATATGGCATCGGGAGGCAGGCATGGAATGGCACAGTCGCTGTTCCAGGTGGGCGGCAACGCCGGCAGCGCCATGGGCCCTTTGCTGGCAGCCATGATCATAGTGCCACTCGGACAGTTCCATGTGCTCTGGTTTTCAGGACTTGCCCTGGTCGCTATCGTAGTAATGATGAGCATCAGCAAATGGTATCTTGCCAATACCCACCGTTTAAAACCCAAAAAAGTAGCGGAACACAGCAACCGCCCTGCATTAACGAATACGCAGGTATACGTTTCGCTGGGTATCCTGCTGGTGCTGATTTTCTCTAAGTATTTCTACATGGCCAGCATGACGAGTTACTATACTTTTTATCTGATCGATCGTTTTCATGTCTCTGTTCAGGCCTCACAAATATATCTGAGTATCTTCCTCGTATCAGTAGCCGCCGGCACTTTCATCGGCGGACCTGTGGGCGACCGTATTGGACGGAAATATGTAATCTGGATCTCGATACTTGGCGTAGCGCCGTTTTCACTGCTGCTGCCACATGTATCGCTGGCATGGACGGTAGTACTGAGTATATTCATTGGCGTTATACTCTCCTCTGCTTTTTCCGCTATCCTGGTATATGCACAGGAGCTTATGCCGGGCAAAGTGGGGATGATATCAGGGCTGTTTTTCGGCTTTGCCTTTGGTATGGGTGGCGTGGGTTCTGCATTGCTGGGCCGACTGGCAGATGCCACCAATATCAGATTCGTGTACCAGGTGTGTGCTTATCTTCCTTTAATAGGACTACTGACCGGGTTATTGCCTAACCTTGGGAAAAAGAAGTCATAAACAGAAAACTTACATTCGCACACTACATTCACTAAAACAATTCTTATGTGGAAGGGCATACTGCTTGTGCTACTGGGCGCATGCAGCTTTGGGATATTATCGACAATAGTTAAAACAGGTTATCAGCACGGATTTACACTGGGTGAATTATGCAGCATACAGGCAGGCTATGGTATGCTGGCACTATGGATTATTCATTTTATTTCCGGCAGGCCCATGGCAGGGC
The genomic region above belongs to Chitinophaga sp. 180180018-3 and contains:
- a CDS encoding nuclear transport factor 2 family protein; this translates as MEKQTLDVVTAFVNAVQQVNLEKLGALLQPEIKWEQPGSNRFSGIKNSSGEVFQMVGGMFEVSGNTMTLADIKNIAVNGDQASVVLTWKATRPGAVLHTDNVDVYTVKDGQIVAAKIFATDLQQEDIFWGN
- a CDS encoding ABC transporter permease; protein product: MSAINLIMIALRALQRNKLRAFLTMLGIIIGVAAVIAMVAIGQGSKESIQGQLSAMGSNMITILPSSNVSGGVRIGGDSYQSLTIADVIAIQNNAQYVSAVSPVASTKGQAIYGALNWPTSLQGVAPSYFDIRKLTIKDGIAFSDADVATAAKVCVLGQTVINNLFPSGESPVGKVIRLNSIPLQVIGTLVPKGQSSFGQDQDDIIITPYTTVQKRILATIYFQSIYASAVSEGVSEQATDEITQILRGTHRLRSGDENNFQVRTMEELIKTLSSTSSLLTILLTAIAGISLVIGGIGIMNIMYVSVTERTREIGLRMSIGARGVDILLQFLVEAIIISVTGGLIGVILGITSAEVITYTLGWPTLVSRSSIVLSFVVCAFTGVFFGYYPAQAASRLDPIEALRYE
- a CDS encoding ABC transporter ATP-binding protein, which codes for MSNNKILELQQIKREFIMGTETVRALKGVSFDVHAGEFVTIMGSSGSGKTTLLNILGCLDKATAGNYLLDGVNVGSLSRNELARLRNHKIGFVFQSYNLLPRTSALENVELPLFYNPRLTTKERRDRAMEALLSVKLNGREDHTPSQLSGGQQQRVAIARALVNQPVMILADEATGNLDTRTSYEIMALMQELNEAGKTIVFVTHEPDIAAFSNRTVMLRDGKVVKDSKNENVKSAKDALAALPPAEDY
- a CDS encoding efflux RND transporter periplasmic adaptor subunit, translating into MRKYKGVIITLAIILLIVVIWFLFVRKKAAPVSFDTARPEYGHIATTVTATGRIQPVDTVAVGTQVSGTIKYLYVDFNSQVKKGQLLAELDKDLFQAQVDQLKANLLVAQTNFDYQKNNFQRQELLYKTGAISKADYDIATNTLGQAKANVASVDAQLKSSLKNFSFTEIHSPIDGVVLNRNVSVGQTVAASFNTPTLFVIAKDITKMQVESSVDEADIGNVKDSLRVTFTVDAYLEDVFKGMVQEIRLQPSVSSNVVTYNTIINANNDDKKLKPGMTANVTIYTAEKDSALLLPVRALKFIPDSVQLKDYIIKSAMRRGGEQHPGAVKDTTSGKFRSTQRIGSSNYVWILKGDTLIQKHIRTGLNDNTHIEVLWGLDVNDVVVTGVNGGTMAASGGTSSPFLPKMGGRRR
- a CDS encoding TolC family protein, producing MLCWGIIPGVQAQDSTAMSLPAKWTLQQCFDYALKNNIQLNSLRLSKQSSEQDLLLSKAARLPNLTGSASQNVTGGKTLAGTNSSSYNITASGNYSLNSNVPIYQGGYINYDIRQKNLANQVAALNVAQQINDITVQITQAYLNILLAKENIVYVKDVVTTSEAQVKQGQQQYDVGSLALIGLVQLKSQLANDHYTLNTVENQYRQNKLVLKQLLQLPSSYNFEIQEPDTLISDTHLHDLQEVQDSAMIQRPEIKSSELGIEMSKLDLAKAKTGYLPTLSAGGIVASSYNSGANTAYFKQLDNNFYQQIGLTLSVPIFTRRVVKTNVEKAKIEIDQSKLTLQNTRTNLNQTIEQAYINVQNAQSQYDAAVEQLKYAQEGYRIASEQLKVGAANIVVFLQQKNLYVQALQAYIQAKYNAALNIRIYDFYRGVPVKI
- a CDS encoding DUF983 domain-containing protein, which codes for MCADKNHEKPNLLKSMFGNKCARCRRGSIYLTKNPYDLRNFMKMPETCPVCGQQVEVEVGFYYGTGYVSYALSIAVCVASLIAWWLFIGFSIYDNSIYWWLGANALLLLILQPLIMRWSRTIWMAFFVYYDENWYLGPPEGTGRSNATFKNAI